A region from the Dermacentor andersoni chromosome 11, qqDerAnde1_hic_scaffold, whole genome shotgun sequence genome encodes:
- the LOC126517636 gene encoding uncharacterized protein, whose translation MLLIVGDFNAPHAEWGYPSESCGRKGTNVWDTAQTLVLTLLLDPERPTRFGNSITKDSFPDLTFARNIPDARWQNLGMNIGSDHYVLSTTFTATHSKGPRRTFKHTNWDAFRYVRAQRPQSPIDDLDTWTDTLLRDAANATSTVTQEEGGPTPDAKLMHMWEAQRSLHARWLRRKHNRPLKLRLARLERDIEAYSTKLSQEQWHQTCDRLDGQLGCKNTWFLLKHLLDPTHTKSAPHKNPNRIIHAFPGANQELLATLTDKYINTSTDIPTPFNYKGCQNPDMDRDIMAPEVRTALNRIKTTAAAGDDHITIKMLRNLDDQSVAAFSDLFNHHWHEGRLSGSWKHAKLIFIPKPGK comes from the coding sequence ATGCTACTTAtagtgggtgactttaacgcaccaCACGCCGAGTGGGGCTACCCCAGCGAATCCTGCGGTCGTAAAGGAACCAATGTTTGGGACACTGCCCAGACACTGGTTCTGACGCTCCTCCTCGACCCCGAACGGCCCACCCGTTTCGGTAACAGCATCACGAAAGACAGCTTCCCCGACCTCACTTTCGCCCGCAACATCCCAGATGCGCGCTGGCAAAATCTCGGTATGAACATAGGTAGCGATCACTATGTTCTCAGCACTACCTTCACAGCCACACACAGCAAGGGCCCCCGCCGCACATTCAAACACACcaactgggacgctttccggtACGTACGAGCTCAGCGTCCGCAAAGCCCCATAGACGACCTCGACACATGGACAGATACTCTGCTCCGCGACGCAGCCAACGCCACCTCCACAGTCACGCAGGAGGAGGGTGGCCCCACCCCAGATGCTAAACTCATGCATATGTGGGAGGCCCAGCGCAGCCTCCACGCTCGCTGGCTCCGACGCAAACACAACCGCCCTCTCAAGCTTCGCCTCGCTCGCCTCGAACGAGACATCGAAGCCTACTCCACCAAACTTAGTCAGGAACAATGGCATCAGACTTGCGACCGACTCGACGGGCAGTTGGGATGCAAGAACACCTGGTTTCTGCTGAAGCACTTGCTTGATCCGACCCACACCAAGTCTGCACCACACAAGAATCCCAACCGCATCATACACGCGTTTCCAGGCGCGAACCAGGAACTCCTCGCTACCTTGACAGACAAATACATAAATACCTCCACCGACATTCCCACCCCCTTCAATTACAAAGGCTGCCAAAACCCAGACATGGACAGAGACATCATGGCGCCGGAAGTCCGCACCGCTCTCAACCGCATCAAGACTACCGCGGCCGCCGGCGATGACCATATCACCATCAAAATGCTCCGAAACCTCGACGACCAGTCGGTCGCAGCATTTTCGGACCTTTTCAACCACCACTGGCATGAAGGTCGCCTTTCGGGCTCCTGGAAGCATGCCAAGCTAAtcttcatacccaaaccaggcaaaTGA